The following proteins are encoded in a genomic region of Brachypodium distachyon strain Bd21 chromosome 1, Brachypodium_distachyon_v3.0, whole genome shotgun sequence:
- the LOC104582036 gene encoding uncharacterized protein LOC104582036: MILQAMVAVFSFFFSPALAFVGSCIFWPAVAVSSSFFWLLVSVCNSFFWPVAAVWSYVIGPVVTMEAPGAAGMFVSRQAFEACPALYHSLLRRFGSGVAVPVFGGHIPGSLIRAVCSIPAAARRLLQRSADGFDGAALWELVKAKADELFPPETRWETLGRWLHVAVNKALPASLGALALFYFFRGCWRTGRGLGNVRINLQ, translated from the exons ATGATCTTGCAGGCCATGGTGGCCGTGTTCtcattcttcttctcgccggcATTGGCGTTCGTGGGCTCCTGCATCTTCTGGCCCGCGGTGGCCGTctcctccagcttcttctGGCTATTGGTTTCCGTGTGCAACAGCTTCTTCTGGCCGGTGGCGGCCGTCTGGTCCTACGTCATCGGGCCGGTGGTGACCATGGAGGCGCCGGGCGCGGCCGGGATGTTCGTCTCGCGGCAGGCGTTCGAGGCATGCCCTGCGCTCTACCACTccctgctccgccgcttcGGATCCGGCGTCGCCGTGCCCGTCTTCGGCGGCCACATCCCCGGTTCCCTGATCCGCGCCGTGTGTTCT ATCCCTGCAGCAGCGAGGAGGCTTCTACAGCGGAGCGCGGACGGCTTCGACGGCGCTGCCCTATGGGAGCTCGTCAAGGCGAAAGCCGACGAGCTCTTCCCGCCGGAGACCCGCTGGGAGACGCTCGGGCGCTGGCTGCACGTCGCCGTCAACAAAGCGCTCCCGGCCTCGCTCGGCGCCCTGGCGCTGTTCTACTTCTTCCGCGGCTGCTGGAGGACCGGGCGCGGGCTCGGGAATGTCAGGATTAATCTTCAGTAG
- the LOC106865516 gene encoding zinc finger CCCH domain-containing protein 43-like, translated as MALINQLTKTILDQRGVVCRPSSPWKHLNNVAYEEIAQRFKDKTGIELKKKQIKNKWDKLKNEYGIWKRLLLKQTGAGWERGTINQDAEWWRKAKVDIPGCGRFQNQGIRNEDNLELIFEDITNDGHDHWCPTSGDLPQPNIVEDVIYLDGEDGIDIDELDESPSNVKGKKRGAKVVGDKSKKSKTSQVMQDEMKKIGALAEKTQSSLESFTTKNDACSVATVMDLVIECGGAYSTNEHFIATELFVKREQREMFLHMPTPDIRFEWLKRKYEAKYAR; from the exons ATGGCCCTCATCAACCAATTGACCAAAACTATCCTTGATCAAAGAGGAG TTGTTTGCCGACCAAGTTCACCGTGGAAACACCTGAATAATGTTGCATATGAGGAGATTGCCCAGAGGTTTAAAGATAAGACAGGCATCGAGttaaagaagaagcaaatcaAGAACAAATGGGATAAATTGAAGAATGAGTATGGTATATGGAAAAGGTTGTTGTTGAAACAAACAGGTGCAGGCTGGGAAAGAGGAACCATCAATCAGGACGCCGAATGGTGGAGGAAGGCCAAAGTG GACATTCCTGGTTGTGGAAGGTTTCAAAACCAAGGTATTCGTAATGAGGACAATCTGGAACTTATCTTTGAAGATATCACTAATGATGGACATGATCATTGGTGTCCTACTTCGGGAGACTTGCCCCAACCAAATATTGTGGAAGATGTCATTTATCTTGATGGCGAGGACGGTATTGACATTGATGAGCTAGATGAGTCTCCGAGCAATGtgaaagggaaaaagagaggTGCAAAGGTTGTGGGTGACAAGTCCAAGAAGTCAAAGACATCTCAAGTCATGCAAGATGAGATGAAAAAGATTGGTGCCTTGGCTGAAAAGACACAATCATCGTTGGAATCTTTTACAACAAAAAATGATGCATGTTCTGTTGCTACTGTGATGGACTTGGTGATCGAATGTGGTGGAGCTTATAGTACTAATGAGCATTTTATTGCCACCGAGCTGTTTGTGAAAAGAGAGCAAAGAGAAATGTTCCTCCACATGCCAACTCCAGATATTCGTTTTGAATGGCTTAAGAGGAAGTACGAGGCAAAATATGCTCGTTAG
- the LOC100822691 gene encoding uncharacterized protein LOC100822691, giving the protein MPCRDKREWQKMGGCHVEPPVYTKVVGRPSLKRKKNPLEEEEDRRMSRHGAVSHCSVFHSVQHNKRRCPKLGRGPVQEEATAAEEEPTPAEPEVEPIPARATRHRKLPVRRNVIIHEEPLTQESGVSSVGHNVGGSQQSTQRSMLYALMEEAATTQVSQGPLPESSFIARNRDALPTARATTATVNLVAGAKKRRATVKKSKAAAAKAKAPEGKGKAGAAKAKAPEGKGKATTGKKK; this is encoded by the exons ATGCCATGTAGAGACAAGAGAGAATGGCAAAAGATGGGAGGATGCCACGTTGAACCACCTGTTTATACCAAAGTGGTTGGCAGGCCATCcctgaaaagaaagaagaaccctttagaagaggaggaggatagAAGGATGTCTAGGCATGGGGCTGTTTCACATTGCAGTGTGTTTCACTCAGTGCAGCATAACAAAAGGAGATGCCCAAAGCTTGGTCGAGGTCCAGTTCAAGAGGAAGCAACAGCAGCTGAAGAGGAACCAACACCAGCTGAACCTGAAGTGGAACCAATTCCAGCTAGGGCTACAAGACACAGGAAGCTACCTGTTAGGAGGAATGTCATAATTCATGAGGAGCCATTAACTCAG GAATCTGGAGTGTCAAGTGTGGGACATAATGTTGGAGGAAGTCAGCAGAGTACTCAGAGATCAATGTTGTATGCACTGATGGAAGAA GCTGCAACCACACAGGTATCACAGGGCCCTCTGCCTGAGTCTAGCTTCATTGCTAGGAACAGAGATGCTTTGCCTACAGCAAGAGCTACCACTGCTACTGTTAATCTTGTAGCTGGTGCAAAGAAGAGGAGGGCAACTGTAAAAAAGAGCAAGGCAGCTGCTGCAAAGGCTAAGGCACCTGAAGGAAAGGGTAAGGCAGGCGCTGCTAAGGCTAAGGCACCTGAAGGAAAGGGTAAGGCAACTACTgggaagaagaagtga
- the LOC100823010 gene encoding protein EGG APPARATUS-1: MEGLKQKAKQAREMLTTPEGAVATAAFVVGAAVGAYFLWPAAAVAAGATMKAPGAAGYVISRAAFLSNPQLYFQILRTAGAAAAPAVFAPGGAAKMAAAAAAFGL; the protein is encoded by the coding sequence ATGGAAGGGCTCAAGCAGAAGGCGAAGCAGGCGAGGGAGATGCTCACCACGCCCGAAGGCGCTGTGGCCACCGCGGCgttcgtcgtcggcgccgccgtgggcgCCTACTTCCTCTGGCCCGCGGCGGCCGTCGCTGCCGGCGCCACCATGAAggcgcccggcgccgccggctaCGTCATCTCCCGCGCGGCGTTCCTCAGCAACCCGCAGTTGTACTTCCAGATCCTCCGCAcagccggcgccgcggcggcgcccgccgtcttcgcTCCCGGCGGTGCGgcgaagatggcggcggcggccgcagcatTCGGCCTGTAG
- the LOC100836119 gene encoding MADS-box transcription factor 18 — MGRGPVQLRRIENKINRQVTFSKRRNGLLKKAHEISVLCDAEVALIVFSTKGKLYEYSSQDSSMDVILERYQRYSFEERAVLDPNIGDQANWGDEYGRLKIKLDALQKSQRQLLGEQLEPLTTRELQQLEQQLDSSLKHIRSRKNQLLFDSISELQKKEKSLKDQNGVLQKHLVETEKEKNNALSNIQHREQLNEKNTALPNTHDREQQNGATTSSPSPTPLTVLDSMPNLNIGYYASHIHCIDVCSRHINLEKQEENQNLSRLQHKQTAASYRHGCSAPSVTDEGFQCPHVTLHPKGISVPSGVHHGS; from the exons atggGGCGCGGGCCGGTGCAGCTGCGGCGGATCGAGAACAAGATAAACCGGCAGGTGACCTTCTCCAAGCGCCGGAACGGGCTGCTCAAGAAGGCGCACGAGATCTCCGTGCTCTGCGACGCCGAGGTCGCGCTCATCGTCTTCTCCACCAAGGGCAAGCTCTACGAGTACTCCAGCCAGGACAG TAGTATGGATGTGATTCTTGAGCGTTACCAGCGGTACTCATTCGAAGAAAGAGCTGTACTGGATCCAAATATTGGAGACCAG GCCAATTGGGGAGATGAATATGGAAGGTTGAAGATAAAACTTGATGCACTTCAGAAAAGTCAAAG ACAACTGTTGGGTGAACAATTGGAACCACTGACCACAAGAGAACTCCAACAATTGGAACAGCAACTTGACAGTTCTTTGAAGCACATAAGGTCAAGAAAG AATCAGCTCCTCTTTGATTCGATATCTGAGCTTCAGAAGAAG GAGAAGTCACTTAAAGATCAGAATGGCGTCCTGCAGAAG CACCTCGTGGAGAcggaaaaggagaaaaataaTGCTTTATCAAATATTCAGCACCGGGAGCAgctaaatgaaaaaaatactgCTTTGCCAAATACCCATGACCGCGAGCAGCAAAATGGAGCAACAACAAGCTCACCGTCACCTACACCATTGACGGTCCTTGATTCCATGCCTAATCTAAATATTGGGTATTATGCTTCACACATCCACTGTATTGACGTTTGCTCCC GTCACATCAACCTAGAGAAGCAGGAGGAGAACCAGAATCTCAGCCGTCTCCAGCACAAGCAAACAGCGGCAAGCTACCGCCATGGATGCTCCGCACCATCAGTAACAGATGAAGGCTTCCAATGCCCTCATGTGACTCTCCATCCCAAGGGGATATCGGTGCCATCAGGCGTCCACCATGGAAGCTAG